One stretch of Prunus persica cultivar Lovell chromosome G1, Prunus_persica_NCBIv2, whole genome shotgun sequence DNA includes these proteins:
- the LOC18790675 gene encoding zinc-finger homeodomain protein 5 isoform X3: MDFRAQPQDNEMRTSGSLSYASSAHHLSTKESSPAAAAAAADHQKRRVGIHNGNNTYATSPHQTLDHHIQHPHPPLQPLIRDPDPDRALAGTPVPSTVLASGGPKSTSKIIRYRECLKNHAANIGGNVFDGCGEFMPSGEEGTLEALKCAACDCHRNFHRKEVDGETTAFSHGSRRSSIMLSPLQLPPPLPSPSSALHHHHHHHQKFSMAPIIQPMNVAFGSGGGGTESSSEDLNVFQSNNAEGGLPMPPFAMSKKRFRTKFTQEQKERMMEFAEKVGWRIQKQDEEEVERFCAEVGVKRQVLRVWMHNNKNSAKKQSDILTTPTTTSLSFENVEAEEEGGGEGGRDNS, from the coding sequence ATGGATTTTAGAGCACAACCCCAAGATAACGAAATGAGGACGTCAGGCTCTTTGAGCTACGCTTCTTCTGCTCATCATTTAAGTACCAAAGAATCATCACccgcagcagcagcagcagcagcagatcATCAAAAGAGAAGGGTTGGGATTCACAATGGCAACAACACTTACGCTACCAGCCCCCATCAAACCCTAGACCACCACATTCAACACCCACACCCACCTTTGCAACCCCTCATCCGAGACCCAGATCCAGATCGAGCCCTAGCCGGAACGCCAGTTCCGTCAACTGTACTCGCCAGTGGTGGGCCCAAGTCGACTTCAAAGATCATCCGCTACAGAGAGTGCCTCAAGAACCACGCGGCCAACATAGGCGGCAATGTGTTTGATGGATGCGGCGAGTTCATGCCAAGCGGTGAGGAAGGAACGCTGGAAGCTCTGAAATGCGCCGCATGTGATTGCCACCGCAACTTCCACCGAAAGGAGGTGGACGGGGAAACGACGGCGTTCAGCCACGGGTCCAGACGCTCAAGCATAATGCTGAGCCCTCTCCAACTCCCCCCGCCTCTGCCGTCTCCTTCGTCGGCtctccaccatcaccaccaccaccatcagaAATTCTCAATGGCTCCGATTATCCAGCCGATGAATGTGGCGTTCGGGAGCGGTGGAGGAGGGACGGAGTCTTCCAGCGAGGATCTGAACGTGTTCCAGTCGAACAATGCGGAGGGGGGATTGCCAATGCCGCCGTTTGCGATGTCGAAGAAGCGgtttcgtacaaagttcacgCAGGAGCAGAAGGAGAGGATGATGGAGTTTGCAGAGAAGGTGGGGTGGAGGATTCAGAAGCAAgatgaggaggaggtggaGAGGTTTTGCGCAGAGGTGGGCGTGAAGAGGCAGGTGCTGAGGGTTTGGATGCATAACAACAAGAACAGTGCCAAGAAGCAGAGTGATATTCTGACCACCCCCACAACAACAAGTCTGTCTTTTGAGAACGttgaagctgaagaagaaggaggaggggagggagggagggacaACAGCTGA
- the LOC18790675 gene encoding zinc-finger homeodomain protein 5 isoform X1, whose product MFKVLFQLLKSLSLCLFLTTASVMDFRAQPQDNEMRTSGSLSYASSAHHLSTKESSPAAAAAAADHQKRRVGIHNGNNTYATSPHQTLDHHIQHPHPPLQPLIRDPDPDRALAGTPVPSTVLASGGPKSTSKIIRYRECLKNHAANIGGNVFDGCGEFMPSGEEGTLEALKCAACDCHRNFHRKEVDGETTAFSHGSRRSSIMLSPLQLPPPLPSPSSALHHHHHHHQKFSMAPIIQPMNVAFGSGGGGTESSSEDLNVFQSNNAEGGLPMPPFAMSKKRFRTKFTQEQKERMMEFAEKVGWRIQKQDEEEVERFCAEVGVKRQVLRVWMHNNKNSAKKQSDILTTPTTTSLSFENVEAEEEGGGEGGRDNS is encoded by the exons ATGTTTAAGGTGCTCTTTCAGCTACttaagtctctctctctctgtctctttcttACAACT GCATCAGTTATGGATTTTAGAGCACAACCCCAAGATAACGAAATGAGGACGTCAGGCTCTTTGAGCTACGCTTCTTCTGCTCATCATTTAAGTACCAAAGAATCATCACccgcagcagcagcagcagcagcagatcATCAAAAGAGAAGGGTTGGGATTCACAATGGCAACAACACTTACGCTACCAGCCCCCATCAAACCCTAGACCACCACATTCAACACCCACACCCACCTTTGCAACCCCTCATCCGAGACCCAGATCCAGATCGAGCCCTAGCCGGAACGCCAGTTCCGTCAACTGTACTCGCCAGTGGTGGGCCCAAGTCGACTTCAAAGATCATCCGCTACAGAGAGTGCCTCAAGAACCACGCGGCCAACATAGGCGGCAATGTGTTTGATGGATGCGGCGAGTTCATGCCAAGCGGTGAGGAAGGAACGCTGGAAGCTCTGAAATGCGCCGCATGTGATTGCCACCGCAACTTCCACCGAAAGGAGGTGGACGGGGAAACGACGGCGTTCAGCCACGGGTCCAGACGCTCAAGCATAATGCTGAGCCCTCTCCAACTCCCCCCGCCTCTGCCGTCTCCTTCGTCGGCtctccaccatcaccaccaccaccatcagaAATTCTCAATGGCTCCGATTATCCAGCCGATGAATGTGGCGTTCGGGAGCGGTGGAGGAGGGACGGAGTCTTCCAGCGAGGATCTGAACGTGTTCCAGTCGAACAATGCGGAGGGGGGATTGCCAATGCCGCCGTTTGCGATGTCGAAGAAGCGgtttcgtacaaagttcacgCAGGAGCAGAAGGAGAGGATGATGGAGTTTGCAGAGAAGGTGGGGTGGAGGATTCAGAAGCAAgatgaggaggaggtggaGAGGTTTTGCGCAGAGGTGGGCGTGAAGAGGCAGGTGCTGAGGGTTTGGATGCATAACAACAAGAACAGTGCCAAGAAGCAGAGTGATATTCTGACCACCCCCACAACAACAAGTCTGTCTTTTGAGAACGttgaagctgaagaagaaggaggaggggagggagggagggacaACAGCTGA
- the LOC18790675 gene encoding zinc-finger homeodomain protein 5 isoform X2, giving the protein MFKASVMDFRAQPQDNEMRTSGSLSYASSAHHLSTKESSPAAAAAAADHQKRRVGIHNGNNTYATSPHQTLDHHIQHPHPPLQPLIRDPDPDRALAGTPVPSTVLASGGPKSTSKIIRYRECLKNHAANIGGNVFDGCGEFMPSGEEGTLEALKCAACDCHRNFHRKEVDGETTAFSHGSRRSSIMLSPLQLPPPLPSPSSALHHHHHHHQKFSMAPIIQPMNVAFGSGGGGTESSSEDLNVFQSNNAEGGLPMPPFAMSKKRFRTKFTQEQKERMMEFAEKVGWRIQKQDEEEVERFCAEVGVKRQVLRVWMHNNKNSAKKQSDILTTPTTTSLSFENVEAEEEGGGEGGRDNS; this is encoded by the exons ATGTTTAAG GCATCAGTTATGGATTTTAGAGCACAACCCCAAGATAACGAAATGAGGACGTCAGGCTCTTTGAGCTACGCTTCTTCTGCTCATCATTTAAGTACCAAAGAATCATCACccgcagcagcagcagcagcagcagatcATCAAAAGAGAAGGGTTGGGATTCACAATGGCAACAACACTTACGCTACCAGCCCCCATCAAACCCTAGACCACCACATTCAACACCCACACCCACCTTTGCAACCCCTCATCCGAGACCCAGATCCAGATCGAGCCCTAGCCGGAACGCCAGTTCCGTCAACTGTACTCGCCAGTGGTGGGCCCAAGTCGACTTCAAAGATCATCCGCTACAGAGAGTGCCTCAAGAACCACGCGGCCAACATAGGCGGCAATGTGTTTGATGGATGCGGCGAGTTCATGCCAAGCGGTGAGGAAGGAACGCTGGAAGCTCTGAAATGCGCCGCATGTGATTGCCACCGCAACTTCCACCGAAAGGAGGTGGACGGGGAAACGACGGCGTTCAGCCACGGGTCCAGACGCTCAAGCATAATGCTGAGCCCTCTCCAACTCCCCCCGCCTCTGCCGTCTCCTTCGTCGGCtctccaccatcaccaccaccaccatcagaAATTCTCAATGGCTCCGATTATCCAGCCGATGAATGTGGCGTTCGGGAGCGGTGGAGGAGGGACGGAGTCTTCCAGCGAGGATCTGAACGTGTTCCAGTCGAACAATGCGGAGGGGGGATTGCCAATGCCGCCGTTTGCGATGTCGAAGAAGCGgtttcgtacaaagttcacgCAGGAGCAGAAGGAGAGGATGATGGAGTTTGCAGAGAAGGTGGGGTGGAGGATTCAGAAGCAAgatgaggaggaggtggaGAGGTTTTGCGCAGAGGTGGGCGTGAAGAGGCAGGTGCTGAGGGTTTGGATGCATAACAACAAGAACAGTGCCAAGAAGCAGAGTGATATTCTGACCACCCCCACAACAACAAGTCTGTCTTTTGAGAACGttgaagctgaagaagaaggaggaggggagggagggagggacaACAGCTGA
- the LOC18792722 gene encoding long-chain-fatty-acid--AMP ligase FadD26 isoform X1, translating into MHHGQLQSALSLNHYTNFVNYKMVSKCRNLVKQTQTQNRKHTTTMMNYENYDPSYPDQPVVDLYLQVWANLPAFRSKPAFVWVEDGAAIDAKSTLTYAQLNDSVQCIASQLLVPLQRGDTVVILCSPGLELVETIFGCQRAGLLSVPISPPDPSFTNQNFHHLIRALSQTKPKAAIAHPTYITSINHYISSSSSNKKLVHMLQSLHWISTVDIKAKDRKLQHSQLGPKFSPYKGCRAEDVYLVQYTSGATGIPKPVLVTAGSAAHNVRTARKAYDLHPNSVIVSWLPQYHDCGLMFLLLTIVSGATSILTSPAAFVNRPRLWLELITQFRATCTPVPSFALPLVVKRGGIDKGTSPIHLWSLQNLIIINEPIYRDAVEQFVNVFRTFGLNPSSISPSYGLAENCTFVSTVWRPCGNDVPNMPSYNKLLPSARLGQNDDELVDMDIIVVNEETHEAVEDGIEGEIWVSSPSNASGYLGHPTMTREVYYGRLKNKVSRCFLRTGDRGVVKGDERYLFVMGRCADVIKNHEEIHPHYIETAAYNSSPGFLRAGCSAAFEISNRVVVVVEMQRSEKEIGVLRKICEGVRKGVAEEERVEVGIVVLVRSGSVPKTTSGKIQRWAAKDKLIGGKMSVLMEMRFGDYGDSFSSFGTIIGENEGKGDYGGGRGGKTKAVVGEEREDIFLSFSSNGPLRPSLLSFL; encoded by the coding sequence atGCACCACGGCCAGCTTCAAAGTGCCTTATCTCTAAATCATTATACCAACTTTGTCAACTATAAAATGGTCTCAAAATGCAGAAACTTggtaaaacaaacacaaacccagaaccGGAAACACACTACTACCATGATGAACTACGAGAACTATGATCCTTCCTATCCCGACCAGCCTGTGGTGGACCTCTACCTACAAGTTTGGGCTAATCTCCCTGCCTTCCGGTCCAAGCCAGCCTTCGTTTGGGTCGAAGACGGCGCCGCCATTGATGCTAAGTCAACCCTCACGTATGCTCAGCTCAATGACTCGGTGCAGTGCATTGCTTCTCAATTGCTCGTCCCACTTCAAAGAGGTGACACTGTCGTCATCCTCTGCTCACCGGGGCTCGAACTAGTCGAGACCATTTTTGGGTGCCAAAGGGCTGGCCTTTTGAGCGTGCCCATTTCCCCACCTGACCCTTCTTTCACTAATCAAAACTTCCACCACCTTATAAGGGCCCTCTCCCAAACGAAGCCTAAAGCTGCCATAGCTCACCCCACTTACATCACAAGCATTAACCACTACATATCCTCCTCATCCTCCAACAAAAAGCTTGTTCATATGTTGCAAAGTCTCCACTGGATTTCCACTGTTGACATCAAAGCTAAAGATAGAAAGTTACAACATTCCCAATTGGGTCCTAAATTTTCACCATACAAAGGCTGCAGAGCAGAGGATGTGTATCTGGTTCAGTACACTTCAGGAGCAACTGGAATCCCAAAGCCAGTGCTTGTCACAGCAGGTTCAGCTGCTCACAATGTTAGGACAGCCAGGAAGGCCTACGATCTTCACCCGAATAGCGTGATTGTTTCGTGGTTGCCTCAGTACCATGATTGTGGCCTCATGTTTCTGCTGTTAACAATTGTGTCTGGTGCAACAAGCATCTTGACATCACCAGCTGCGTTTGTTAATAGGCCAAGGCTGTGGCTCGAGCTAATAACACAGTTCAGAGCTACTTGCACTCCTGTTCCATCGTTCGCGCTGCCGCTAGTTGTCAAGCGAGGTGGGATTGACAAAGGCACCTCGCCTATACATCTATGGAGTTTACAGAATCTCATTATTATAAACGAGCCGATTTACAGGGACGCGGTTGAGCAATTTGTAAATGTGTTTAGGACTTTTGGGTTGAACCCATCGTCCATTTCTCCTTCTTATGGCTTGGCAGAGAACTGCACGTTTGTTTCAACAGTTTGGAGACCATGCGGCAATGACGTTCCCAACATGCCATCATACAACAAGCTCTTGCCAAGTGCAAGGCTCGGGCAAAACGACGACGAACTGGTGGACATGGATATCATTGTCGTGAACGAAGAGACGCATGAAGCAGTTGAGGATGGGATTGAAGGAGAGATTTGGGTTTCGTCTCCCAGCAATGCCTCTGGTTACTTAGGCCACCCTACAATGACTCGTGAGGTGTATTACGGAAGGCTTAAGAACAAGGTCAGTCGGTGCTTTTTACGAACAGGTGATAGGGGTGTTGTGAAAGGAGACGAAAGGTATCTTTTTGTGATGGGTCGATGTGCGGACGTGATAAAAAACCATGAAGAAATCCATCCACATTATATAGAAACAGCTGCTTATAATAGCAGTCCAGGGTTTCTGAGAGCGGGGTGTTCGGCTGCGTTTGAGATTTCAAACAGAGTAGTGGTGGTTGTGGAGATGCAGAGGAGTGAGAAAGAGATTGGGGTTTTGAGGAAGATATGTGAAGGAGTGAGAAAAGGTGTGGCTGAGGAGGAGAGAGTTGAAGTTGGGATAGTGGTTCTGGTTAGAAGTGGGAGTGTGCCTAAAACTACTTCAGGTAAAATACAAAGATGGGCAGCTAAAGACAAGCTCATTGGAGGCAAAATGAGCGTTTTGATGGAGATGCGGTTTGGTGATTATGGTGActctttttcaagttttgggaCAATAATTGGTGAAAATGAGGGGAAAGGTGATTACGggggaggaagaggagggaaGACAAAAGCGGTGGTAggtgaggagagagaggacatctttctctcattctcatcaAACGGTCCACTTCGTCCCTCGTTGCTCTCTTTTTTGTGA